The following are from one region of the Nicotiana tabacum cultivar K326 chromosome 3, ASM71507v2, whole genome shotgun sequence genome:
- the LOC107759917 gene encoding senescence-associated carboxylesterase 101-like isoform X1, which translates to MVSLYSTGLELGNLLVGSDLLNHSWDAISKLQKDVDQNPSLPFSVKYQVHEYPPAKGSIIAFVCSPNCDVNQLQEEEFRELVSSDAITSFDFLCTKSNSSVSLHKAAFTLFASLENELSLLKQQFTSHQPLIVTGHSVGGSVASLFTLWLLDSLPRYGVQRLLCITFGSPLLGNNGFQKAISERSAWSSCFLHVVSDKDPIPGFLIPESDHNASAATLTTPTCYMPFGIYLFCSESGFSCFEEPQSILELLMIMSSRCAESQNPSNCSQVIDYGHILEHLRSKAICRGIVELPDSIGNPLQAGTYLLLEAAGVGKLQQEDVDMSYLATDIAKRAEVQAKHRQNIFDPSKKLSTLKKSMSYLEWYMKNSLEEAGYYDKYKLRRSRSRDEIESTEQLIKHHRTLKLFWKRMVVEVETMPWKEGRNLRKRWLYAGTNYRRMVEPLDIAEYYCRGKKDYTSHGRSEHYKLLEEWLTDENLHAYQRSQASSLTVDSCFWAYVEEAVISCEVLRDGPSSSQDQESARENLIKFEQYVVDMINNFLVSPEIFLPQSSFMRWWKEYCRVVGDSYTSTLSNFMKDDFRRYA; encoded by the exons ATGGTGTCCTT GTATAGCACTGGATTGGAATTGGGCAATCTATTGGTAGGATCAGACCTATTAAATCATTCATGGGATGCAATTTCAAAGCTTCAAAAAGATGTGGATCAGAACCCATCTCTTCCCTTTTCTGTTAAATACCAAGTTCATGAATATCCACCAGCAAAGGGTTCTATTATCGCTTTTGTATGCTCACCCAATTGTGATGTAAATCAGTTGCAAGAAGAAGAGTTTAGAGAGCTTGTTTCTTCTGATGCAATTACGTCTTTTGATTTTCTCTGCACTAAAAGTAACAGTTCCGTTTCCCTTCATAAAGCTGCTTTTACCCTTTTTGCTTCTCTTGAGAATGAGCTCTCTCTTCTCAAACAGCAG TTCACCAGCCACCAGCCTCTAATTGTAACTGGACATTCTGTGGGAGGATCTGTTGCGTCTCTATTCACTTTGTGGCTGCTTGATAGCCTTCCCAGATATGGCGTGCAGCGTCTCCTCTGCATTACTTTTGGCTCTCCACTTCTTGGTAACAATGGCTTTCAAAAAGCCATATCAGAGCGTTCCGCCTGGAGTTCGTGCTTCTTGCACGTGGTCTCAGACAAAGATCCAATTCCAGGTTTTCTGATCCCAGAGTCAGACCATAATGCCTCCGCTGCTACCTTGACTACTCCGACCTGTTACATGCCATTCGGTATCTATCTCTTCTGCTCCGAATCAGGTTTCTCTTGCTTCGAGGAACCACAATCGATTCTGGAGTTGTTGATGATAATGAGCTCAAGATGTGCTGAAAGTCAAAACCCAAGCAACTGCTCTCAGGTTATTGATTATGGACATATCTTGGAACATCTAAGGAGCAAAGCTATTTGCAGGGGAATCGTAGAACTGCCTGACTCAATAGGCAATCCACTTCAAGCAGGAACCTACCTATTGCTAGAAGCAGCTGGAGTTGGAAAGTTACAG CAGGAAGATGTTGACATGAGCTATCTTGCAACGGATATTGCGAAAAGGGCAGAGGTTCAGGCTAAACACAGGCAAAATATTTTTGATCCTTCCAAGAAACTAAGTACACTTAAAAAGTCCATGTCTTACCTGGAATGGTACATGAAGAACTCTTTGGAAGAGGCTGGGTATTATGACAAATATAAGCTCAGACGTTCTAGAAGCAGAGACGAGATTGAAAGCACAGAACAGCTTATCAAGCATCACAGAACTTTGAAACTGTTCTGGAAAAGAATGGTAGTTGAAGTAGAAACGATGCCTTGGAAAGAGGGGAGAAATCTCCGAAAGCGTTGGCTTTATGCAGGAACAAACTACCGAAGGATGGTTGAACCACTCGACATAGCAGAGTATTACTGTAGGGGGAAGAAAGATTATACAAGTCATGGAAGATCGGAACACTATAAACTATTGGAGGAATGGTTAACTGATGAAAATCTTCATGCATACCAGAGAAGTCAAGCCTCTAGTCTTACGGTTGATTCTTGCTTTTGGGCTTATGTTGAGGAAGCTGTGATTTCTTGTGAAGTGTTGAGGGATGGACCAAGTAGCTCACAAGACCAAGAATCAGCTAGAGAAAACCTGATCAAATTTGAGCAGTATGTAGTGGACATGATTAATAACTTCTTGGTATCTCCTGAGATTTTCTTGCCTCAAAGCAGCTTCATGCGGTGGTGGAAAGAGTATTGCAGAGTAGTAGGAGATTCATATACTTCAACCTTGAGTAATTTCATGAAGGATGACTTTCGTAGATATGCTTAG
- the LOC107759917 gene encoding senescence-associated carboxylesterase 101-like isoform X2 has product MVSLYSTGLELGNLLVGSDLLNHSWDAISKLQKDVDQNPSLPFSVKYQVHEYPPAKGSIIAFVCSPNCDVNQLQEEEFRELVSSDAITSFDFLCTKSNSSVSLHKAAFTLFASLENELSLLKQQFTSHQPLIVTGHSVGGSVASLFTLWLLDSLPRYGVQRLLCITFGSPLLGNNGFQKAISERSAWSSCFLHVVSDKDPIPGFLIPESDHNASAATLTTPTCYMPFGIYLFCSESGFSCFEEPQSILELLMIMSSRCAESQNPSNCSQVIDYGHILEHLRSKAICRGIVELPDSIGNPLQAGTYLLLEAAGVGKLQEDVDMSYLATDIAKRAEVQAKHRQNIFDPSKKLSTLKKSMSYLEWYMKNSLEEAGYYDKYKLRRSRSRDEIESTEQLIKHHRTLKLFWKRMVVEVETMPWKEGRNLRKRWLYAGTNYRRMVEPLDIAEYYCRGKKDYTSHGRSEHYKLLEEWLTDENLHAYQRSQASSLTVDSCFWAYVEEAVISCEVLRDGPSSSQDQESARENLIKFEQYVVDMINNFLVSPEIFLPQSSFMRWWKEYCRVVGDSYTSTLSNFMKDDFRRYA; this is encoded by the exons ATGGTGTCCTT GTATAGCACTGGATTGGAATTGGGCAATCTATTGGTAGGATCAGACCTATTAAATCATTCATGGGATGCAATTTCAAAGCTTCAAAAAGATGTGGATCAGAACCCATCTCTTCCCTTTTCTGTTAAATACCAAGTTCATGAATATCCACCAGCAAAGGGTTCTATTATCGCTTTTGTATGCTCACCCAATTGTGATGTAAATCAGTTGCAAGAAGAAGAGTTTAGAGAGCTTGTTTCTTCTGATGCAATTACGTCTTTTGATTTTCTCTGCACTAAAAGTAACAGTTCCGTTTCCCTTCATAAAGCTGCTTTTACCCTTTTTGCTTCTCTTGAGAATGAGCTCTCTCTTCTCAAACAGCAG TTCACCAGCCACCAGCCTCTAATTGTAACTGGACATTCTGTGGGAGGATCTGTTGCGTCTCTATTCACTTTGTGGCTGCTTGATAGCCTTCCCAGATATGGCGTGCAGCGTCTCCTCTGCATTACTTTTGGCTCTCCACTTCTTGGTAACAATGGCTTTCAAAAAGCCATATCAGAGCGTTCCGCCTGGAGTTCGTGCTTCTTGCACGTGGTCTCAGACAAAGATCCAATTCCAGGTTTTCTGATCCCAGAGTCAGACCATAATGCCTCCGCTGCTACCTTGACTACTCCGACCTGTTACATGCCATTCGGTATCTATCTCTTCTGCTCCGAATCAGGTTTCTCTTGCTTCGAGGAACCACAATCGATTCTGGAGTTGTTGATGATAATGAGCTCAAGATGTGCTGAAAGTCAAAACCCAAGCAACTGCTCTCAGGTTATTGATTATGGACATATCTTGGAACATCTAAGGAGCAAAGCTATTTGCAGGGGAATCGTAGAACTGCCTGACTCAATAGGCAATCCACTTCAAGCAGGAACCTACCTATTGCTAGAAGCAGCTGGAGTTGGAAAGTTACAG GAAGATGTTGACATGAGCTATCTTGCAACGGATATTGCGAAAAGGGCAGAGGTTCAGGCTAAACACAGGCAAAATATTTTTGATCCTTCCAAGAAACTAAGTACACTTAAAAAGTCCATGTCTTACCTGGAATGGTACATGAAGAACTCTTTGGAAGAGGCTGGGTATTATGACAAATATAAGCTCAGACGTTCTAGAAGCAGAGACGAGATTGAAAGCACAGAACAGCTTATCAAGCATCACAGAACTTTGAAACTGTTCTGGAAAAGAATGGTAGTTGAAGTAGAAACGATGCCTTGGAAAGAGGGGAGAAATCTCCGAAAGCGTTGGCTTTATGCAGGAACAAACTACCGAAGGATGGTTGAACCACTCGACATAGCAGAGTATTACTGTAGGGGGAAGAAAGATTATACAAGTCATGGAAGATCGGAACACTATAAACTATTGGAGGAATGGTTAACTGATGAAAATCTTCATGCATACCAGAGAAGTCAAGCCTCTAGTCTTACGGTTGATTCTTGCTTTTGGGCTTATGTTGAGGAAGCTGTGATTTCTTGTGAAGTGTTGAGGGATGGACCAAGTAGCTCACAAGACCAAGAATCAGCTAGAGAAAACCTGATCAAATTTGAGCAGTATGTAGTGGACATGATTAATAACTTCTTGGTATCTCCTGAGATTTTCTTGCCTCAAAGCAGCTTCATGCGGTGGTGGAAAGAGTATTGCAGAGTAGTAGGAGATTCATATACTTCAACCTTGAGTAATTTCATGAAGGATGACTTTCGTAGATATGCTTAG
- the LOC107759919 gene encoding uncharacterized protein LOC107759919 → MDNILVGDQGGSSMLRDYRKGNWTVQETMVLIEAKKMDDERRNRRQGDINERGKPTELRWKWVEDYCWRNSCLRSQNQCNDKWDNLMRDFKKVREYERREAEKAAEGGEEIIRSYWKIEKNERKEKSLPTNMLPEIYEALVEVVDRKGQRMLPASLPPTLQQQSTQPQIAALPLPPLPLPLPPTTVVAQTAAHQLSDVAYTGQYPFPTMCDSSDPDTSDQRSDSPAKKRRMSGEGTSSGTAKGNINNSSQEVGSAISKSAAIIAEAIQSCEEREERRHRELLTLHERRLQIEESKAEINREGINGLVDSINKLANSILALAGNKNQSAP, encoded by the exons ATGGATAACATCTTGGTGGGTGATCAAGGCGGGAGTAGTATGTTGAGAGACTATAGGAAAGGGAATTGGACAGTACAAGAAACTATGGTACTTATAGAAGCGAAAAAAATGGACGATGAAAGGAGAAACAGAAGGCAAGGGGATATTAATGAAAGGGGAAAACCAACAGAGCTAAGATGGAAATGGGTAGAGGACTATTGTTGGAGAAATTCTTGTTTGAGGAGCCAAAATCAGTGTAATGACAAATGGGATAATCTCATGAGAGATTTCAAGAAAGTTAGAGAATATGAAAGAAGAGAGGCTGAAAAAGCAgcagaaggtggagaagaaattATAAGATCTTATTGGAAGATTGAGAagaatgaaaggaaagaaaaaagttTGCCTACTAATATGTTGCCTGAGATTTATGAGGCATTAGTTGAAGTTGTGGACAGAAAAGGTCAAAGAATGTTGCCTGCTTCTTTGCCTCCTACATTGCAACAACAATCTACTCAACCTCAAATTGCAGCTTTGCCACTTCCTCCACTACCATTACCATTACCACCAACAACAGTAGTAGCACAAACAGCAGCCCATCAACTTTCTGATGTTGCTTACACTGGTCAATATCCTTTTCCCACA ATGTGTGATAGCTCAGATCCTGATACAAGTGATCAGCGTTCAGATTCACCAGCCAAGAAAAGAAGAATGAGTGGTGAAGGAACCAGTAGTGGCACAGCAAAAGGTAACATTAACAACTCATCACAAGAAGTTGGCTCTGCTATCTCCAAAAGTGCTGCTATTATAGCAGAAGCAATTCAGTCTTgtgaagagagagaagagagaaggcaCAGAGAACTCTTAACTTTGCATGAGAGAAGGCTGCAAATTGAGGAGTCAAAAGCTGAGATCAATAGAGAAGGAATCAATGGACTTGTGGATTCTATCAACAAACTTGCTAATTCCATCCTTGCTTTGGCTGGTAACAAGAACCAATCAGCTCCCTAA